In the Fundulus heteroclitus isolate FHET01 chromosome 23, MU-UCD_Fhet_4.1, whole genome shotgun sequence genome, GAATGGAAGGCTGCTAACTGTTATTGGAAAGAAGGGTGGctacaatcatttatttttggaaatgtcAGAAATGTTCATTTGTAAATTTTGAGCCGTTTATTATTCTCACTTTAatggatgaaaataaacaagtgagattaaagctaaataaaaggttttttttataataaaataattactttataaTAATTCTGCACACTAATACTGTAGTTACCCAATAATTGTGCACACACAGATGTTCTCCTAAGAAAGCCAAAATCTCACTTTTACTTTCTTAAATATTCAGGTTTgagatttatttacattttagattGACCAAGAGCACTGTAGTGgttcagaaataaaattgatCCCCCAAACTACAACTTGCCTAATAATTGTGCACACCCTGTACAATGATACACACATCCCTTTCctgcagaaaatctgaataatttGTTTCAAATATTGAATACTCATTTTTTAATCAAgcaggcaaaataaaatcccaatataattttttttatcattttttttttcttttaaatacttttaactTGACAATCTTGGCCAAAGTGAAATTTTGAACACCCCacagctgtttttaatgataGGATTACTCATCTGAACATGTATTTCCCTGATGTGgttttcatacaaaaaaaaaaaaaaaatgaaatgctcCCTGAAATATGAAACACCACAGCTTCCATTGCTTATAATCCCCATCAGAAGAGGAGCTTCCAGAAACATGTTAGAATAAGATGGTGCCAACACttttataaaaacagaatcagaaAATAAATTGACATTCATGTAACacagattgggggggggggggggacaaatgCTAATACATTTCACAAAACAACAGTTGATTTGAGGCTCATGCGTTGAGTCCTGCGGTGCAAATTGAGAGATCCCTTATCCTCACAGGAAATCCTCTTTAGTGAACAGTTTCTGGTGCGGTTGGTGCTCAGAGAAGACTGTTGCATTGAGGATCGGGGTGGCTGTAAACTCAACAGTGCATCTCTGGGAGCTGCATGGATCTGCTTCCAGCTCCAGAACGGTCACATTGTTGGGTGCTGCTGTGCTCAGGATGCTGGCAGGAACCAAAAATGTCACCTGGGGGCCTCGAGCGGGCCAATAACGGCCTACATTAAACCCGTTAATCCAGATctgctcctaaaaaaaaaaaagaacaaataatatgtAATTCATTTGTCTGTACTTTAGTCAGAAAATTAAGTCTTCTGAGGAGATAAACACTAAATATCTCAAAGCATGATTAGACACATACAGTACACACATCCAGAGAAGGGCTGGGACAACTCACGTTCTTATAGCTTAATTTAGAAAATGGGAaatcaattacattttacaatttGAATATCAAAATATGTGTAATTGGCAAAGCCAATAATAATGCAAAAGACCTCAAATGAGTGAGTGACTTAATCAGACTAAATTCTTTAACCTTAACATTTATCacagaacattatttttgctttccTCAAACATGAAGACTTTAGATTGCTTTAATTAAAGCAATCCACCAAAAACAGACAataataaatccaactttctgaaTATTGAACCTAGTATCTTTGTTGCTATTTATCATTTTTGCTTTCACAGTACATGTACAGAACTTTTTCTTTGGCCTTTTGTCGCCTGAATAACATAAGCGGTACACGGCTTACGGCTAAATGCCTATTTTAGGGTCAGTCACCTTCTTCCAGCCTGGCAGCTTGATGTAAGTGTCTTGAGGGAGGTCAGGAATCCCGTCGGGGATGATGAAGGTCCCCTTATAGAAGGCTGGAGGTGACAGAGCCGCAGGCTGACCTGGAGCTACCCCGGCGGGAGGTTTTTCTCCAAGGAGGCCCTGTCTGACTGCCTCGTCGATGCTGAGACTGTACATGGTCCAGCCGGTGAGGGAGACTTGTCCCAGAGTAAGATTGGTGACCAAGCCCTTTgatgagaaaacagcaaattgaAAAGAATTAGCACATttctaaaccattttaaatgtcTTCTATAGAAATGTCCCAATGTGATCTTGGACTTTAACTCAGGGGGCCTAATCAAGGCTTTTTGTCAATAATGTGCAGCAGATTTCCTGAAGAAATTCAAGTCCCGACAACTGTGTCCGTGACTTGATTTGATGCTTTTCTAGTgcagagttaaaaaaataacaaaaaaacatgtacaatTGGCTGTGCAGATGCTGTTGATATAATGAATCTGAGTTAAAAGGAGTTGCTGGAAAGGAGACCTAAGCGAGTAGGTGGGTTTATGTGGCTGCAGCAGCTTGGGGATGGGGGTAGGTAGGAtttaagagatttaaaagctAACAAGAACTACTTTAAAAAGGATCCTGTAAAGTTAGTACAGGTAGCCAGTGAAGGGATGTTTAAAACGGGGGTGATGTGCTCATACTTTCTTGTTTCAGCTAAAAGTCACGCTGCAGTGTTTTGCACAACCTGCAGGCGCCTAATGGATGCATATTAGCTTTCCTAACGGAGTTAAGTTGCGCTGGAGCAGCATATGGAGTCTGCCCTGCAGAAACTACTGCAGGGAAAACTTGTCTGTcattgtcaaaaagaaaaagatacaaGAGACTGAAgcatgtgatatatatatatatatatatatatatatatatatatatatatatatatatatatatatatatatctccccAATCTATACCTACTAAACATCTCATTATATTTataacctttttacatttccctTCAATATACTTTACATGATCTCCCCATAAAAGTTTGGAATCAAACATAATTCCTAAAAACCgaaatttacttactttttctattttttctccatacatttttaattcaatttcctCTATTTTCTTCCTACTAAATAcaactgtctttgttttatctactGAGAATTTAACTCCCCAGTTATACGCCCAATTTTCAACAGAATCAATAGCCTTCTGTATTTTCTTATAtactatttttacatttttcccttTCCTCCACAAagctccatcatcagcaaacaatgatTTCATGACATCCTGATCTACTTCTTTAAAGACATCATTAATCataatggaaaataataatgGACTAATAATACTTCCTTGTGGAGTTCCATTatcaattttatatttattagatAATGCTATTCCCATCTGTACCTGTATATCTCTATTTGACAAAAAATCTTTAATCCAATTATAAGCCCTTCCCGTAATCCCCAAATTGAAGAAGCTAACCACCTAAGGACGTGAAAAGTGAACTGGCGGATGGATACTTTTTGTTAGCAAGTTAAGGAGTTTAGCTAACTGGCGTTGTGGCATTCGGTGGGCTTTTCTGAACGAGGAACGAGAGAAAAGCAAGTAAAACAAGGtaagtttaatttatcaaaaatgtcttaaatgAATGTTTGTCTGTAGCATTTTTAACACATTATACTGAATCAACAGCTTAATTGCAGTCAAGTTCGTTGAGGCTAACCCATCATAACAGCCCCACGGTGTAGCCTTCCTAAAAttatacacagaaaaaaattcagACAGCTAGCAAGatttttatcacatttaatTCCACAGAAGCGAATCTGTAGCGCTCTGTTTAACTTAGTACCGCGCTGTTTGCGGTCTCGGGGGAGGCTGTGTCACAGTTTCAGCAATTAGTCGggacccccttttttttttttcctttagtccgtgggccagaatctgtaggacgcttccttaagaagtttcgtatgaactgtcagggggcaactttcttccaccgggaaaagttgctacacatagcagtgaactcaaaacaccaatgttcccattcaaaatgtgggttgttgtaggcgagttgcggtcagttgagagagtggatagagttttgatagtttggatagcagagtttggatagtggttatttagtttgagacagttagtttggtgtttggagagtttaggagagagatagatagataggagatcagtgctctcaactatcacgcattgaccgtcactgacttcacacagtcacacgcaaacatggcattttttcacgcataaaaatcccaacgcccatctgggcagcggacgataaaaactccgccttctgctgagatgtttcagcttctttcacagcttgtggccatcagtaattcctgctgcagttcatgttaacagagcagcaggaggagcgatcagagttatgaataattttagtcttaacagtggtgaaagtaagccggtaaggtcctgtactacgtacgcaggaggggagggggggggggggctgctgccagataaagccttcatttagaaccagtgatggctgcaatcataaaacagttctgctcaccagatgcagtttaaaacgctacgtctggttataagttgtttttattaattctgcattttttaactacatgcaccgtatttctgtgcctcagcgcttcgatgcgcttctgccgtgcgcttttttcaggtgcgcaaaattacgttacttgtaatttgggtgcgcgctttcattttaaagaacttgtaacatcaggaggctgatctcagaccggtcagctcctatgatcactgtataggagccctttacagtttttatttatgcatttcccccctgtttatccctcgcacgcagcgcaccatcgggtaaaatcctcccacctcaccgcccagagcgcactgaggagagcaatagagatttgtctggtcgactgagatgagaaacctgttgctgtgaaaggtgatataggttataaactgttactgtctagaattgcattgagctgaaaagagaggagacatcagcagctggatcgtgcgtaaagacgcagcgggaacctctgtgtgcttcggtgttgctgctgagggtaaaatgtgggaccgtatagtactgggctaatcattggtcacagtaccccaatctgtacatacttgcacttatttatttatgcaccccgccatcatctgtgccatgtgagcgtctcttttcaaaggttggagaagtagtatcaaaaaagagaaatcatttgaaaccaaaaactgtggagaaattgttcttaataaaaatgcatgaaatcatccaagttacacaagcattagcctattcactaccccctgcctagttccacaagcactttcattgtcctctgcctgattaagcccatgccatttttctagagtcacagaaaaacattacacaacatgccatatcatgtcactactattttgggaataattacacacagagaatacattcaaacaatattttattgtacacatgtgtttacaaaatttatgtagacaaatgatttcgtcctacaccttctgtgaagtcattcccaagagccataataggcaaaaatgatatgcatcacacgtgttaagatacagctggctgtgattatacaacttgccagtaggtggtgctgtgtgcacatgaaccgtcaagaaatgaaccttttctcgaaccagttggctgagtggttcaatgcctcatgaggcttcatctcgccatcactaccatgttttcacttgcacacCGAAAACCCAGCAGgaataagcgtgttagaaaatggatgacggatggtctgggctatttattttttcttgccatcaagatctcagccagctggcaccagaaaatgctattattgggctttgttcgtctggaaacaaatgcatacaaacatcttatgggcgcagccatgatgaactggtgaacgcgcacagctgacaatacagcgatctgattggctgagcagcaaaaatcgaatcacgtggcCTCTTGgcccggagcgccacagtttagattttgtatcggctataacttcttaatgtgcaagtgaaaacgtgggaacattggtgttttgagatcactgctatgtgtagcaacttttcccggtggaagaaagttgccccctgacagtttatacgaaaagtcaccctacagattctggcccacggcctactCCCTTTTTGCGTGCTGGCGTTTTATGTTTCTGATAGCTCACTATGAAAAAGACAAGGGTACTTCCAACAGAGCTACGGTCGGCATTTTTTCGGTTATCTTAACTGCAGTTTCATGTTGCTCCCCCGGAGCTGAACTCCACAATGACAAGCGGGGCCGGGACGCGACTGCGAGTGGATATGGAGATGAGAGTTGTGTCTtcatgcagggtttcccgcagcgctatcttggcgaggcggccacctcgccaacattcaaaaaaaaaaaaaaaactaactcgatatgcttacATGTTTATGTGAatgacagggaaaaaaacacatggatacgccCCCAGCGCGCAAAAGTTGTCGTCgacccccgctccgcgagtcggacCGCACAAATCTTTTTCTCTTGGGTATGTAGTATTTTCTTAACTATCTATAATTATATAAATCCTAGCTCAATTAATGGCAACTTATTACAAGAAAGCTAAAAATGCAGTCTCATCTTCTGAAATTATTGTTCTAAAATAGATGACTTTTTGTCAGCCACTGGTGGATATGGTTATATAAGCAGTCATTTAAAATATGTACTATGTTTAcactccttttttcccccaacatgCACTACTTTTAATGTTTGTCATGCTTGCAGTTAATGACAAATGCTTTTGTATCATATTCTAATAGTTTATGATATCTGTGTTTTTAAGGTGCTGGTGGTCCAGTCATTAAAGACTACAACTGTGGATGAAGTGGAGCTGTAAGTTTTGTAGTTTTGCCTCCTACCATGAAAGAACCATAGTGAGTCATTACAAAGACACTCATGGACGTGGAAGACGGAGTTGGACATGCATTTACCCAAGCTGTCTAACTGTGCTCCAATCTTATGTGGATTTTGCAAAACATATGCAGGAACATAAAAAAAGGACCATATCCAGTTGCTAAACTACGCTGTAAACTCTGTACTTTTTCAGCACCAACCAACACCAAACAgtattttcttcatttaaagAGACATTTGAGAATACGAGAAACTGTTAGTTGTCCATTTGTGGGGTGCTCTTTCAGGTCTAGCGTAATCTCAACTTTTACTGCACATCAGTCGATATCATCCTTATACTACTACGTTTGTTGATTTCGATCCTGACCTTGTTGTAAAATGTAACAGTCAAACCTTCGTAAATGACGTTAAGGAACAGTTGGATGATTTAGTGTCATCAGATTTATTATTGCCTGATTCTGAAATTCAGCGTCATAATTCTATTCAGCGGCGGATTGCATCCCTTTTACTTCGCCTGCAAGCAGTCCTTCATGTGTCTAAGTGAGCAATTCAAGAAATTGTTGATGACTTGTTTGATGTTGGTAAATGTGCTGGACAAATAACTAGGCAGacgattgaaaatattttgaagGAGCAAAACTGCAATTCTGAGGAATTAACAGCATCTTTAACTGAAGCACTACAGGGTGCAAATCCACTCAGTTTACTTTCAAGAGAGGGGCCTTTAGGCACAACATTTAAAAGGCAGTCATTTTATAGACAAAACTTTACTGTTATTCAACCtgttgaatatattttaaatagacACAATAGGTCTCATACTGTCGTTTATGTCCCAATTCTAACAGTAATTTCTGAACTTCTCAAAAGAGATGAGGTACTGCATGAGTTAAGAGTTAACAGGTCATGTGAACACTTAGGGCAGTTCAAGTCATGTCTGGATGGTgagtgctttaaaaataatcaaattctcTCACATGAAGATGTTAGTTTATGCATAAATTTGTACATTGACGATTTCGAAATTTATAATCCCTTAgggacaaaaaacacagaatctgTGGTGTCTATTGGGTTCTTGCCAATTTACCAAGAAAATATAAGTCGTCATTGTCATGAGTATATCTAGCTTTACTGTGCAAGACTGAACATGTAAAGATTTATGGTTATAATAGTGTTTTGGAGCCACTTATAAAGGACATTCAGTACCTAGAAACAGTTGGTGTGTTTGTTAAGGAACTTGGTTGTAATATAAAAGGGACCATTTTATGTGTGGCTGCAGACAACTTGGCTGCACACTCCTTAGGTGGATTCCAAGAGTCCTTTAATGTGGACAAATTTTGTAGGTTTTGTCTGTGTAACCGTGAAGAAATACAAACTTGTGATGTTAGGAGTGGTAAGTTTGTTTTACGAACACCAGCGTTGTATGATGAAGCTGTAAATTTGTTGAAGCAGAGTG is a window encoding:
- the LOC118557388 gene encoding beta-galactosidase-like; protein product: MYSLSIDEAVRQGLLGEKPPAGVAPGQPAALSPPAFYKGTFIIPDGIPDLPQDTYIKLPGWKKEQIWINGFNVGRYWPARGPQVTFLVPASILSTAAPNNVTVLELEADPCSSQRCTVEFTATPILNATVFSEHQPHQKLFTKEDFL